The Nostoc sp. 'Lobaria pulmonaria (5183) cyanobiont' DNA window ACAAGAGCGATCGCTTTATTATTAACTAAATGCTCTAATAATTCTGGAATACGGCTGGTACGATTGTGTTCGTGGTAACTCACCTGGGGTGTTTTGACTTGAAAATGCTGTAGCAGTTTGCCAGTATGACGCGTGTCTTCCGCAGCAATAATATCCACAGTTTGCAAAATTCGTACCGCCCGAAAGGTGATATCTTCCAGGTTGCCAATTGGTGTGCCGACAACGTAAAGTGTTCCTGGTTTTGGATCGGTTTGCATGAGCAAGAGTTAAGAGTTAAAAGTTCAAAATAATAATTTACGTCTAATGCGAATTGAGTATTGGCCACACTCCATACCCAAATTTTGTTTTTTTGACCCGACGAAAGTTTCTAATTCATCAATTTCAGTGATTTCGGGTATTTCTGGTCTTTTAAGACGCGATAAATCGCATCTCTACATCTGGGTTTTGTTGCTCATTCTGAACTGTATTGCGTCCTATCTTATTTCAATAATCTTAGTCCACTCAGGGTAACTAACACTGTGGAACCTTCATGGCCAATCACGCCGATGGGTAAGTTAATATTTCCGAGAAAGTTGCCGACTAAAAGCAACATAATGAAACTCAACGCTACAACTATATTTTGTTTTACTATGAGTTGCGATCGCCTGCCCAAATGCATCGCTACAGCAATTTTTTCTAACCTGTCTGCCATCAGTACTATATCTGCGGTTTCCAATGCCACATCGCTACCAGATACTCCCATTGCTATACCCACAGATGCTTGCGCTAAAGCTGGTGCATCATTAATGCCATCGCCTACCATTGCAACTGTTTGATATTGTTGCTGTAAACTGCGGATAACATTCAGCTTATCTTCTGGTAGAAGTTGGGCATATACCCGATCAATTCCTACTGCTTTGGCGACACTGTGAGCAGTTTCCTGATTATCCCCGGTTAGCATGACAATTTGTTCAACTCCCAGTTTCTTTAATCTGCTGATGGTTGCGGCTGCTTCAACTCTTACCTCATCTGCGATCGCAATTACACCCATCACCTCTGCTCCCCGTGCTACCCAAACCACAGTTTTACCTTCTTGCTCCCAAGATTGAACTATTTCTTGCAATTCTTCAGGTAAATTTGTCACATACTGCTGCACAAAAATGGCATTCCCGACAATTACCTGTTGTTCTTGAGAAATTCCGACAATTCCTTGTCCAGGTAAGGCTTGCACTTCGATTGCACCAACCCAATTTAAATCAATAGCTGCCTGCACAACTGCTTTACCGATGGGATGTTCGGAAGATGATTCTACACTGGCAGCAGCTATTAATACATCATTGCTAGTGTATTCACTAACTGAAACTATCTGAAATACCTGCACCTGTCCTGTTGTTAGAGTACCAGTTTTATCAAATGCGATCGCTCGGACTTTACCAATCTTCTCCAACTGCGCCCCATTTTTAAACAAAATCCCCTGTCTTGCACCATTGGCGATTCCTGAAAGCAGGGTGGGCATAATTGCAGCCATCAGCGCACAGGGAGAAGCCACCACCAAAAAAGTAAGAGCGCGGTAAATCGTCGTTTCCCAATCCCAACCCCAGAGAAATGGCGGTAAAGTTGCCAGCAATATCCCAGCTACTACAATGACTTTGGCATATCCTTTTTCAAAGCGATCGATAAACTCTTGTGAAGGAGGTGCTTGAGTCTTTGCTTGTTCTACCAAACGAATCACCCGCTGGATTAAACTGCTTTGGGCTGGTTTGTGTACCTTAATTTGCAATGCACCATAGCTATTGAGTGTACCGGCAAATACTTCTGCACCCACTGTTTTCTCTACAGGTAAAGACTCGCCTGTGATTGCAGCTTGATTCAGGGTGCTGTAACCAGATAAAATTATTCCATCAGTAGGAATTAACTCTCCAGGTTTGACGACAATCTCATCACCCACTTTTAGCTGACTGATAGGAATTTCCTCTTCTCTTCCTTGATACAAAACCCTTGCTGTATCTGCTGTCAAACTCATCAAACTACGGATACTCCGCTCAGTTCGCTGCATTGCATAGCCTTCTAGTGCGCCACTGATGGCAAAGATCAGAATCAAAATTGCCCCATCAATAATTAAATGATATTCTCCTCGCCATAAGCCAAGGCTAGCAGCACCAATGGCGGCGACAATCATCAGCAAATCTACATCAAGTTCTTTTTCTTTGAAAAGGGTGGTTAATCCCTCCCGCGCACTTTCATAACCACCAATCACGTAAGCAGCAGGTAGGAGCAGCAGTGCTAATCCCAAAGCGCCGAGATGCAAGGCGAACCATCCGAGAAATAGCAGCAACCCACATAAAAGAGCTGCTACGGTATCTGCGTGTTCTCTGGTGAATTGGGTGAAACGTTGGGGGTAGAGCATGAGAGGTGAATTAACAGGGACTCTCTCACGCTAAACCTTGACATTAATGTTAATGTCAAGGTTTAGCGTGAAAAATGCTCCAAGAGTGGCTAGATTCGCAGAGTTATTCTTTATGGTAGTGTGTGTTTTATTTTAGGTATGGTGCGCTAATTTGTAAACCTTCAAATTTCTTATTAGAGGATGAAAGCGATTGCCTGTGGCACGCTCCACAATCGCAAAAAAGTGCTAAATGTTGTTGATACCAGTTTTAAAGTTCAAGATATAAATAACTAATAAATATCTGTAATAGTCGGAGTTATCTTGCTGTTAAAGACTAAAAATCAACCAAATTTAATTCTTTATGTAACCAAGATTGATGATAATCCCCATCATTTTAATAAGTTATTTAAACTTAGGGATGAAATTGAGCAGTTACCCCAAGATTGCTTAAATATCAAGGTAGATTTTCACTACTGCGAATTCTTGGGACACTACGGCGTTGCTTTTTTGGGGGGACTATTCCGTCTTGTCGAAGCTCGTGGCGGCTCTCTCGCTTTCGATTGGAATACACTTCCAGACAAAATTCGGATGAACTTAGCTCAGAATGGCTTCTTGTATGATTTCGGTTTTAACACGAAACCGTGGGATGGCAACTCAATACCTTACCGGAATGATCTTCAGCAGGATATGAGTGCTATTGCAGATTACCTGAAATATAATTGGCTGGGCAAAGGTTGGGTCAACATCAGTCCAAGACTACAAGATGCAATTACAGGGCGAGTCTTAGAGATATATTTCAATGCATTTGATCATAGTCAATCTGCGGTGGGGGTGTTCAGCTGCGGTCAGCACTACCCCAAACTTGGTTTTCTTCATCTGACGGTCATCGACTTTGGTATTGGTATCCCTACTAGTGTTCGCTCTCTACCTCAGAACTTAGACAAGACTGCTAATGAGGCTCTACAGTGGGCGTTCGAGCCGGGAAATAGCACTAAGCAAGACAGTATCTCCCGTGGCGCAGGCTTAAATTTATTGCAAGAGTTCATCGTAAAAAATCATGGAAACCTTACAATTTTTAGTAATGACGGATATGTCAATATAGGCGATAATATTATATATAAGAACACATGTACTAATTTCAAGGGAACCCTGATTAATATTGCAATTCGGTGTGATGAATCTTACTACTGCCTAGCAACTGAAGCTCATCAACTTAAGAAGCGGTTATTTTAAATAGGGAGATAGAGGAATGGCATACAAAATTTTTGATCTCGTCGGGAAATACGCCATCAGCGCTGAGAGTGGGCAGAAGCTATATGACCAGATTCATCCAGTTCTGCTTTCTGGCAACCCTGTAGAATTGGATTTTACTGGAGTTCAGGTCTTTGCGTCTCCCTTTTTCAACCTTGCGATCGCTCATCTCTTGAAAGATATTCCAGCAGATAACCTGAATCGACTGGTTGAGTTCACCGCTATAAGTTCTGAGGGGTGGAATGTTCTTGAGCGTGTGATTGCCAATGCGAAGCATTACTATTCCGATGAGCAATTTCGTAATGCGGTGGATGCAGCGATCGCAGAGCAGGCTGCAACTTTTTAAAGCATGGTGGTAAATCTTAATATCCAAGCTGATATCATCGATATCAAAACTGATAATCCCCAGCAGGGTGATATTTTCCTTGTAGATACCAACGTCTGGTTTTGGCAGACGTATACAAATGCTGGGTTTGGTACTCAAACTTCCAGATTCAGCAATTATCTGAAATATATTAATCAAGCTCTTGTAAATGGAGCCACACTGACATATTCTGGGCTAATTTTGGCTGAATTGGCTCATATCATTGAGAAAACTGAATATAACATTTATACAAAATCACATGGGTCTTTGCCATTTAAGGAATATCGTCATAATTACCCAAATGAACGGATGAATGTTGTTGCCGAAGTTCAGTCAGCTTGGAGTCAGGTTAAGACGTTTGCTGTTCCTGTTAATCTGACAGTAGATGACGCAACAACCGATGCAGCACTAAACAGATTTCAAACTCAAGCTGTTGACGGCTACGATTTACTACTTCTCGAAGCTATTAGCAGAGCAGGAGCAGGGAAAATTAAAATTATCACACATGACATGGATTATGCTGTTGTTCCAGATATTCAGGTATTTACGAGCAATAACAACGTCATCCAAGCAGCTAATATACAAAAAAAATTATCGCCTCTTAGGTAGTTTAACTAAGTACAATTTTTAAAAGCGTAGCGTTTTTAATGCAAGGGAACGCATTCACATTGTATCGGGATGCATTGGCATTGCAAGGGCACGCATTCACATTGCATCGGGATGCATTGGCATTGCAGGGAGACGCATTCACATTGCATCGGGATGCATTGGCATTGTAAAATATTGCCAAATTTAATTCGCTACAAATTAATTAAATGCTGTACTAAGCTAGGTTAAAAGCGATCGCCCTTCCTAAACACGCCCCCTCGACAACAATTAACCTCTTTAAAACCGTAATTCGTGGAAATTAAAAGCAGCGATCTGACAATTAAGCAGTTAACACACTTGGTAGGCGGCGGTTTAACTCCGCGAATGGTGCGACATTATCATCAATTGGGACTGTTACCGCAACCACTACGATCGCACAGTAATTACCGTCTCTACACCAAAAAAGATGTTCTCAGGTTGCAACGGATTGTGGCACTCAAGCAGCAAGGGTTTCAGCTAAACCACATCCGTCAAATTTTGGAGGTTAAACCAGAAGCTGACACAACTGTTAACCTCATGGGACAACTCCAGCAGCAATATCACGCAGTGATGCAACAAATTTCTCAACTGCGACAAACTGCATCAGCACTAGAAGGATTATTGGGGCGCGATCGCCATTGTCAAATTATCCAGGCGGAAGTTTTGGCACAACTCAAGTTACTCGATGTCGAAACCCAAGCTGGATTAGGGGGATTAGAAAATCTCTTGAGTGGTTTAGATGCCGAAATTCATAACCACTCTGAAGCTTTTACAGAATCGCTACAACGCTTACTACCTGATTTGTCTCACCGTTCGGAAATTGAACAACACTTAATTTCTCAGTTGGTTTTGGCTTGTGGCGATGTCAGTTTGGTGTCTTTTGTCAAGTTGAGTCAAGATGCGATCGCAGCTAGTCGAGAAGCTTTATCTTCAAGCTGTCAAATTGTTGTCGATACTCAAACGGTTGCTGCGGCTTTAGATCAAACCCGATTACTTCACTTGGGATGTCGCACTGAAACCTTGATTGATAATCCCCACATTACCACTGCCACAGAAGCCGAAGTTGCTTTTTGGCAACATCGAGAATGGCGATCAAAATTGCTGCAAGTAAATCAAGGTTGTGTGTTGGTAATTGGTTATGCTCCCTCAGTCCTTATAGAAGTTTGTGAAGCGATCGCTAATCAAAAAATTCAGCCTGCATTAGTTATTGGAATGCCTATTGGCTTTAGCCATGCTCCCGCAGCCAAGCGACAACTGATGCAACAAGGGATACCTTATATTACAGTTGAAGGGACTTTGGGAGGTGGCGCTTTAGCTGCAACTGCCCTAAATGCCTTGGTTGAGTCACTGATTGATAAGCCAGATTGTCATTGTTATCTCAAATAAGTGCTGAACAATAAGTATTCAGTTCAGACAGGAGGCTACTTAGAACTTAGCACTACTGAAAATAATATTGTTAAATAATATTGAATTTGCTACACTTTACCAGTTTTAGTAATTCAATAATTCATAATTGTGTCCAGAAGTTACCAACTTGGTATAAGTTGCAATCTAACTTAGAAAAATTTATAGTAAACAGACTTTGGCAATTAGAGTATAAATTATCATGCTATCCAAACTACGGCGAAGTATAAATCGGCATAAGTGCTTTGAAGTAATTAGAACTAAAGATAACTCAGATGTATAATTAGCCCGTCTCCTCCATAATCTTTATAAAGATAAAGATCGCGATTTAGGACTGACAGGCTTTCTATTTTTTACTTTAATTAAGGGGCTTATGTGGCAACAAGAAAAAAAAGATACTTCGATAGTCAGGCTGATACTATGGGTTGCCTTAGCTACAACCCCGATGGCAGCATCTCTAGTGGTATCAGCACCGATGCTGGCACAATCTACACCGGAAGCTACCTCTTCGCCACTGCCACAAACAGGGCAAAATGAATCGATAGTGCGGATTGACGGTTCCAGTAGCTTGAGTGCAATCAACCAAAGCCTGAAAGAAAGTTTTGAAAAACAGTTTGCTGGTAAAAAGGTTGAAGTTGCTGCTAACGGCACTGAGACAGCCCTGAAAAATTTGCTAGATGGCAAAATCGATATAGTCGCAATGGGGCGCGGGTTGACGCCAGCAGAAAAAGCCCAAGGACTAGAGCAAATTCGTTTGCAGCGTGAGAAGATTGCGATCGTGGTTGGTGCAGACAATCCTTTCAAAGGAAGCTTGACTAGTAAGCAATTTGCCCGGATTTTCCGCGGACAAATTACAAATTGGTCGCAACTGGGAGGGCCTTCAGGGAAGATTCGGTTCATTGATCGCCCGATCGCCAGTGAAACTCGCAATACTTTTCGTACTTATCCAGCCTTCAAAAGTGCTGAATTTGCTACAGGAGCCAATGCTACCCAAGTAACTGATGATAATACCGCAGAAATCATCAAACAACTGGGCAAAGACGGCATCAGCTATGTGTTAGCTAATCAGGTGTCGAAGTTGAAAGGGGTGCGAGTTCTGCAATTACATCAAGCCTTACCAGATGATGCTAAATATCCTTTTTCGCAACCTTTAGTTTACGTTTACAAAAAAAATCAGAGTTTAACCACAGTAGATTTTCTTGGCTTTACCCTAGCACCCCCAGGACAGCAGGCTATAGAAAAAGGTAGAACTGTCGAAGCCGAGGCGATCGCAGCCAGCGTCTTACAACCTGCTGTTGCGGCTTCCCCCAGTGCCCAGACGACACCAGCGGCTACGCCTTCCCCTAGTGCCACTAGTTCTGTATTTGGCGAACAGCCCTTTGTGGCTGCTCCTGCACAAAGCACTCCAATTGTAAATAAAGAAACACCATTGTGGTTGCTGCTACCTGTCTTTTTTATCACTGTAGGTGGATCTGCAGTATGGTGGATTCTGAGAAAACGTCCATTGCCCGCTGAGACAACAGACAATTTCCCAGAATCAAATCCTCATCCACCCAGTGGAGACAATTTCCCAGAATCAAATCCTCATCCACCCAATGGAGAAACGGCGGCGATCGAGACTAGCACGGGTTCTTCCCTGAATGGAGCGACGCTGGAGGAGCAGGCAGTACCGCACTTCCCAGAGCAAGAAACCCCCGATCGCACTTCTTTCAACATCTACGCTCAAACACAATCCGATCTGAACCAAAATGCTACTCAGGGGACAGCAAATTTAGTACAGGAGACAAGTAATGGTACTTCTAACCTCTATGAAGGCGCGACATCAGGCGTAGCTAATGGCTCGGAAAATAACAACTTAGGAGCCGCAGCCTTAGGTGGTGCGGCTATAGCAACAGGCATCGGGGCGGCTACTTGGTCTACCTTTAGCAACAAAGAAACAGAAACAAACGCAATCGATGAGACAGTAGAGTTAAATAATTATACGGAGACAAATACTCCTGAGTCTGATGAAGTTGCATGGTATATAGAAGCCCCAGCGGCTGTAGTCAATACTTCATATCCTCACCTGGGTAATATTCCAGAAGAGATATCTGATATAGAACTGTCTTCATCTGAGGTGACAGCCCCACTCCCAGAATTATCAGATGTGCCACAAGTAACCTCTGATTTTGGGTATTGGGACACAGCAATTAGTGAAGATGAGGTAGATGAGGAACTTCAAGCAGAATTGAACTGGCTAGAGAGTATCACCTCAACTGAAGATACAGCCTCAGTAGATGAATGGGCCTTAGCGGAATCTGACGAAGTGACAGCCGATGTGGAAGCATCAGCGACAGAAACATCCTCACTGCTCGATTTACCTGAATTTACAGAAACTGAAGATACAGCCTCAGTAGATGAATTGCCCTTAGCGGAGTCTGAGGAAGTGGCAGATGATGTGGAAGCATCAGCGACAGAAACATCCTCACTGCTCGATTTACCTGAATTTACAGAAGATTTATTGAGTGAAGATGCCTTGAATGTGGTAGCGGACGCAGCCGAACCCACTTTAAATTTGCCAGAGGAAGAACTTCCAGCCGAGCCGACTGTCGGGCAAGGTGTTGCTGAAGCTAATTCCACAGATTTGGCCGCAGCGGCGGCTTTAGCAGCAGGCGCAGGAGTTGGTGCTTGGGCTAGCACCTTTGGATCGGATGCTCAAAATGAGACGACCGCAGCCGAAACAGCTACTGGTTTGGTTGATGCAGATGAAGAAAGCAGTATTATGCTCACACCAGATACTCATACATCGGCTGATGTATCTTGGGAGATTTCCGAAACCAAAAAAGCAGCACTGCGGCAACAAGGCGGCTCGCAATTAATAGTGCGGCTGTATGATGTGACTGGCATTGATTTAAGTTATCAAACTCCACAGTTAGTAAAGCAGTATGAATCTGAGGAAACAGTAAACGACGGCTCAATAGACATTCCCCGCAGCGATCGCGACTACATAGCTGAAATTGGCTATATCGCTGATGGCGATGCCTACAGCGGTAAACTACGCTGGTTATTTATCGCCCGTTCTCCAATTGTTCGTGTCTTCAGTCCTGTGAATCCAGATCCGATAGTTGATGATGTCGCAATCGCAGATAAAACAGATATTGATTTGGTAGATACTCAAGAAGAGATCGGTGAAGAAGAAAGCAGTATTGTGCTCGCACCACATACTTATACATCGGCTCATGTATCTTGGGAGATTTCCGCAGCCAAGAAAGCAGAACTGTGGCAACAGGGCGGCTCTCAATTGGTAGTGCGGCTGTATGATGTGACTGGCATTGACTTGAGTTATCAAAGTCCCCAGCTAGTAAAGCAATATGAATGTGAGGAAACAGCACACGATCGCTTTGTGGAAATTCCCGTCAACGATCGCAACTACCTAGCTGAAATTGGCTATATCGCTTATGGCGAACACTGGTTATTCATCGCCCGTTCTGCAATTATTCGTGTCTTCAGTGCTGTAAATCCAGATCCCGTAGTTGATGATGTCGCAATCGCGGATCAAACAGATGTTGATTTGGTAGATTTCCAAGAAGAAAGCAGTATTGTCCTCACACCCCGCACTTCCCAATGGGCTGATGTCTCTTGGGAGATTTCCGAAGCTAAGAAAGCAGCACTGCAACAACAGGGCGGCTCTCAA harbors:
- a CDS encoding heavy metal translocating P-type ATPase encodes the protein MLYPQRFTQFTREHADTVAALLCGLLLFLGWFALHLGALGLALLLLPAAYVIGGYESAREGLTTLFKEKELDVDLLMIVAAIGAASLGLWRGEYHLIIDGAILILIFAISGALEGYAMQRTERSIRSLMSLTADTARVLYQGREEEIPISQLKVGDEIVVKPGELIPTDGIILSGYSTLNQAAITGESLPVEKTVGAEVFAGTLNSYGALQIKVHKPAQSSLIQRVIRLVEQAKTQAPPSQEFIDRFEKGYAKVIVVAGILLATLPPFLWGWDWETTIYRALTFLVVASPCALMAAIMPTLLSGIANGARQGILFKNGAQLEKIGKVRAIAFDKTGTLTTGQVQVFQIVSVSEYTSNDVLIAAASVESSSEHPIGKAVVQAAIDLNWVGAIEVQALPGQGIVGISQEQQVIVGNAIFVQQYVTNLPEELQEIVQSWEQEGKTVVWVARGAEVMGVIAIADEVRVEAAATISRLKKLGVEQIVMLTGDNQETAHSVAKAVGIDRVYAQLLPEDKLNVIRSLQQQYQTVAMVGDGINDAPALAQASVGIAMGVSGSDVALETADIVLMADRLEKIAVAMHLGRRSQLIVKQNIVVALSFIMLLLVGNFLGNINLPIGVIGHEGSTVLVTLSGLRLLK
- a CDS encoding DUF4912 domain-containing protein — translated: MWQQEKKDTSIVRLILWVALATTPMAASLVVSAPMLAQSTPEATSSPLPQTGQNESIVRIDGSSSLSAINQSLKESFEKQFAGKKVEVAANGTETALKNLLDGKIDIVAMGRGLTPAEKAQGLEQIRLQREKIAIVVGADNPFKGSLTSKQFARIFRGQITNWSQLGGPSGKIRFIDRPIASETRNTFRTYPAFKSAEFATGANATQVTDDNTAEIIKQLGKDGISYVLANQVSKLKGVRVLQLHQALPDDAKYPFSQPLVYVYKKNQSLTTVDFLGFTLAPPGQQAIEKGRTVEAEAIAASVLQPAVAASPSAQTTPAATPSPSATSSVFGEQPFVAAPAQSTPIVNKETPLWLLLPVFFITVGGSAVWWILRKRPLPAETTDNFPESNPHPPSGDNFPESNPHPPNGETAAIETSTGSSLNGATLEEQAVPHFPEQETPDRTSFNIYAQTQSDLNQNATQGTANLVQETSNGTSNLYEGATSGVANGSENNNLGAAALGGAAIATGIGAATWSTFSNKETETNAIDETVELNNYTETNTPESDEVAWYIEAPAAVVNTSYPHLGNIPEEISDIELSSSEVTAPLPELSDVPQVTSDFGYWDTAISEDEVDEELQAELNWLESITSTEDTASVDEWALAESDEVTADVEASATETSSLLDLPEFTETEDTASVDELPLAESEEVADDVEASATETSSLLDLPEFTEDLLSEDALNVVADAAEPTLNLPEEELPAEPTVGQGVAEANSTDLAAAAALAAGAGVGAWASTFGSDAQNETTAAETATGLVDADEESSIMLTPDTHTSADVSWEISETKKAALRQQGGSQLIVRLYDVTGIDLSYQTPQLVKQYESEETVNDGSIDIPRSDRDYIAEIGYIADGDAYSGKLRWLFIARSPIVRVFSPVNPDPIVDDVAIADKTDIDLVDTQEEIGEEESSIVLAPHTYTSAHVSWEISAAKKAELWQQGGSQLVVRLYDVTGIDLSYQSPQLVKQYECEETAHDRFVEIPVNDRNYLAEIGYIAYGEHWLFIARSAIIRVFSAVNPDPVVDDVAIADQTDVDLVDFQEESSIVLTPRTSQWADVSWEISEAKKAALQQQGGSQLVVRLYDVTGIDLSYQTPQLVQQYECEETAHDRFVEIPISERDYIAEIGYVADGDAYGGKLGWLFIARSAIVRVFSPAPTNSTTDSTGENVALVSEAAVGLANVEEETAPEESSIFLTPRTPKWAYVSWNISKAQAEALRQQGSSQLVVRLYDVTGIDLSYQSPQLVQQYESEEVARDRFVAIPVSDRDYMVEIGYIADGDRWLLIARSANVRVFSRSYGDFWFVADAELIIHGATQPNTSVNIGGHAIKIKPDGTFHLRLPFSDGLMDYLITVAADGESPRTIHKKFSQETSES
- a CDS encoding precorrin-8X methylmutase; its protein translation is MKSSDLTIKQLTHLVGGGLTPRMVRHYHQLGLLPQPLRSHSNYRLYTKKDVLRLQRIVALKQQGFQLNHIRQILEVKPEADTTVNLMGQLQQQYHAVMQQISQLRQTASALEGLLGRDRHCQIIQAEVLAQLKLLDVETQAGLGGLENLLSGLDAEIHNHSEAFTESLQRLLPDLSHRSEIEQHLISQLVLACGDVSLVSFVKLSQDAIAASREALSSSCQIVVDTQTVAAALDQTRLLHLGCRTETLIDNPHITTATEAEVAFWQHREWRSKLLQVNQGCVLVIGYAPSVLIEVCEAIANQKIQPALVIGMPIGFSHAPAAKRQLMQQGIPYITVEGTLGGGALAATALNALVESLIDKPDCHCYLK
- a CDS encoding STAS-like domain-containing protein produces the protein MAYKIFDLVGKYAISAESGQKLYDQIHPVLLSGNPVELDFTGVQVFASPFFNLAIAHLLKDIPADNLNRLVEFTAISSEGWNVLERVIANAKHYYSDEQFRNAVDAAIAEQAATF
- a CDS encoding ATP-binding protein, with the protein product MLLKTKNQPNLILYVTKIDDNPHHFNKLFKLRDEIEQLPQDCLNIKVDFHYCEFLGHYGVAFLGGLFRLVEARGGSLAFDWNTLPDKIRMNLAQNGFLYDFGFNTKPWDGNSIPYRNDLQQDMSAIADYLKYNWLGKGWVNISPRLQDAITGRVLEIYFNAFDHSQSAVGVFSCGQHYPKLGFLHLTVIDFGIGIPTSVRSLPQNLDKTANEALQWAFEPGNSTKQDSISRGAGLNLLQEFIVKNHGNLTIFSNDGYVNIGDNIIYKNTCTNFKGTLINIAIRCDESYYCLATEAHQLKKRLF